Proteins encoded within one genomic window of Candidatus Desulfarcum epimagneticum:
- a CDS encoding Acyl-CoA dehydrogenase produces MAQVISDRRDIDFVLHEQMEVEQLSKHERFEEFNKKTVDLIVSEARNLAVKEILPTLKEGDEQGCRFENGKVYVPESFHRAFKLFTEGEWLAMPEDPKWGGQGMPMLLALAAGDYFNGSNYAFMMYPALTHGAGTLVDHFGTEKQKELFLKNMYTGKWTGTMLLTEPEAGSDVGALTTTAVKNDDGTYSITGNKIFISSGEHDLVENIVHPVLARIEGAPAGTKGISLFLVPKIWVNDDGSLGEENDVVCTGIEEKMGIHGNATCSLALGGKGKCRGTLLGEENKGMKAMFVMMNEARLLVGAQGLACASSSYMNAVNYAKERVQGKNLLNMMDKNAPSVTIINHPDIRRQLLTMKVYVEGIRSLLYYIGRSVDLNRVLDDEDEKARLQGIVDVLIPIAKGYVTDRAFEVCSHGIQVYGGYGYIKEYPQEQILRDCRITMLYEGTNGIQAMDLLGRKLGMNGGKPIMDLMAEIQKTIANAKKQANLEGPAGDLDAALNKLGEVAMHMGATAMSPKVMEAFASASLFMEAAGDVVMAWMLLWRAAVAAEKLAGKAKKKDVAFYEGQVKSAEYFCSCVLPITHGKMQSILNTPAAPIEMSEASFGG; encoded by the coding sequence ATGGCGCAGGTAATATCCGACAGGAGAGACATTGATTTTGTTCTCCATGAGCAGATGGAGGTCGAACAGCTCAGCAAACACGAAAGGTTTGAGGAGTTCAATAAAAAAACGGTGGATCTCATCGTGTCCGAAGCCCGGAATCTGGCCGTCAAAGAGATTCTTCCCACGCTCAAAGAGGGCGACGAGCAGGGATGCCGGTTTGAAAACGGCAAGGTTTACGTGCCCGAGTCCTTTCACCGGGCCTTTAAGCTTTTCACAGAGGGCGAATGGCTGGCCATGCCCGAAGACCCCAAATGGGGCGGCCAGGGCATGCCCATGCTACTGGCGCTGGCCGCCGGCGATTACTTCAACGGCTCCAACTACGCCTTTATGATGTACCCGGCCCTGACCCACGGCGCCGGAACCCTGGTGGATCATTTCGGGACCGAAAAACAAAAAGAGCTGTTTTTGAAAAACATGTACACCGGCAAATGGACGGGCACCATGCTGCTCACCGAGCCCGAAGCCGGCTCCGATGTGGGGGCTTTGACCACCACGGCGGTAAAAAACGACGACGGCACCTACTCCATCACCGGAAACAAAATTTTCATCTCCTCCGGCGAGCATGATCTGGTGGAAAACATCGTCCACCCGGTTCTGGCCCGCATCGAGGGCGCGCCCGCCGGCACCAAGGGCATCTCCCTTTTCCTCGTTCCCAAAATATGGGTGAACGACGACGGAAGCCTGGGAGAGGAAAACGACGTGGTGTGCACCGGCATCGAGGAAAAAATGGGCATCCACGGAAACGCCACCTGCTCCCTGGCCCTTGGCGGAAAAGGAAAATGCCGGGGCACGCTTCTCGGCGAGGAAAACAAGGGCATGAAGGCCATGTTTGTGATGATGAACGAGGCCCGCCTCCTGGTGGGCGCCCAGGGTCTGGCCTGCGCCTCCTCCTCATACATGAACGCCGTCAACTACGCCAAAGAGCGGGTGCAGGGCAAAAACCTCCTGAACATGATGGACAAAAACGCCCCGTCGGTCACGATCATCAATCACCCCGACATCCGGCGCCAGCTTCTGACCATGAAAGTTTACGTGGAGGGGATCCGAAGCCTCCTTTACTACATCGGCCGATCCGTGGATTTGAACCGGGTTCTGGACGACGAAGACGAAAAAGCCCGGCTCCAGGGCATTGTGGACGTGCTCATCCCCATCGCCAAGGGCTATGTCACGGACCGGGCCTTTGAGGTGTGCAGCCACGGGATCCAGGTTTACGGCGGATACGGATACATCAAGGAATATCCCCAGGAGCAGATATTAAGAGACTGCCGGATCACCATGCTCTACGAGGGCACCAACGGCATTCAGGCCATGGACCTCCTGGGAAGAAAACTCGGCATGAACGGCGGAAAACCCATCATGGATCTCATGGCCGAAATCCAGAAAACCATCGCGAACGCCAAAAAACAGGCCAATCTGGAAGGGCCGGCCGGAGATCTCGACGCCGCGCTCAACAAGCTGGGCGAGGTGGCCATGCACATGGGCGCCACCGCCATGTCCCCCAAGGTCATGGAGGCATTCGCCTCGGCCAGCCTGTTCATGGAGGCCGCGGGCGATGTGGTCATGGCATGGATGCTTCTGTGGCGGGCCGCCGTGGCGGCGGAAAAACTGGCCGGGAAAGCCAAAAAGAAAGACGTGGCCTTCTACGAGGGCCAGGTCAAATCGGCCGAGTACTTCTGCTCCTGCGTTCTTCCCATCACCCATGGAAAGATGCAGTCCATACTCAACACGCCCGCCGCGCCCATTGAAATGAGCGAGGCGTCATTCGGCGGCTGA